The DNA window TGAAACGGGAAGCGCCCGACTCTCCCCGGAATTGACGGAAGCGCTGCGAACCTTCGGAGAGCAATTCGGCAAACTGGGGAATCCGCTCATCATCGAAGGTCACACCGACTCCGCTCCCTATGCAGCGACGAGCTCGATGAGCAATTGGGAACTCTCCACCTACCGTGCCAACGAAGCCCGGAAAGTGATGGTGGAGGCGGGACTGCCGGGTTCGCAGATTTTCATGGTGCGCGGATTCGCCGATCGCAAACCGCGATTCAATGATGGGGCCGATCCGCGCAATCGCCGGATCAGCATGTTGCTGCTCAGTGCCGAGGGATTGCGGATTGCCAAGGGAGTCACCTATGCGCCGCCGACTCCGTCTTCCGGCCAACCGGAGAACCAGCGGTGAAGCGGGGAGTTCGGGTGTTGCATCTGCTGGCCCCGGGCCAGCATGATCCGCCGGAAAACGTCCGTCAGGCGGCCGGCGCGCTCCGTCTGCTCCCCTGGGGCATGCCGGCGGACGCGCCCACTCGCGAGTACGGGCCGGAAGTGATTACGTTCGTCGGATCGGCGGACGAGGACGTCCGCGGGATTCTTCAACCGCTGGCGGATCTTGCCATTCCCGCCGTCGGCCTGGGAATCCGACGCTTGGACGTTCTGGCAGCCGGAGTGAACGCTAACATCGCGGCCGCCGATTTACGAGTCGTTTTGAATCTTGTCGTGGCCCTGGCCGCGGAACGCCGTTTCAATCCGGCAATGGCGCCGAAGACGGCCAATACCGTGGCCGTCGCGGTGGATGACCTGATCCTTTTGCTCGAACATCTTCTCACGTTGCGAATCCCCGATTACCGCGAGCGGGCGTTGCGGGTAATGGAGGCGTCGCTCTGGATCTGCAATCATCTCAATCTGCCGCCCGAAGAAATCCGCGACATCGTTCGCGCGTCTCGGCTGCGGGAGATCGGCAAGTTGGGGGTGTCCGACCGTCTGCTGTTTGCCCGCCGAGTGGAACGCACGTCCGAGGAGCAGACCGCCTATAATCGCTACCCTGAATTCGGAGCCAACGCACTGAATCACTTGCCGGTTCTCCGGACCATCGCCAACATTGTCGAACATCAACTGGAGAACTTCGACGGCAGCGGCCCGCGCGGGCTGATGGCACACCAGATTCCTCTCGGTTCGCGGATTCTGCGCGCTGCCGGCACGTTCACCATGCTGCAGAGCTCACCCGACAAACCCGCCGCCCCGCGTGACGTTGTGGCGGCGCTCGAACGCGGCCGCGGTACGCTCTACGATCCGCTCCTTGTGAAACTCATCGAGAACTATCTCGTAGCCGGTACGGACGACGTCAGCGAGTCTTCGGCACGTTGGGTGCGTCTTACCGAACTCGAAGAGGGGATGGTCGTCGCGGAGGATATCTGGAGCCGCACGGGCATGAAGATCATCCCGCGGGGAACGCGGCTCACGTCTCACATTCTCAAGATCCTTCAGCAATTCCCGATTCATCCTTCGATAGATTCCGTCCGCGTTCATCCCTGAGGCCGATCATTTTACGCAGAGAGAAAGAACGCCCCCGCGCTCAGCGCGGGGGCGTTTTGCATGAGGGATGTGAAGGACCGGACTATTTCACCAGCAGCATCTTGCGGGTGGCGGTGAAATGATCCCCGGCCGTAATCGTGTAAAAGTACAAGCCGGAGGTGAGATTCCGTCCGTTAAACGTAACGTTGTGGCGGCCGCCACTGACCTCGCCGTTCAGCAGCGTGGCGACCTCTTCTCCCATCGGATTGTACACCTTGAGCAGCACCCGGCTCGGCTCCACCAGATCAAACTCGATCAGAGTGTTCGGATTGAACGGGTTCGGATAGTTCTGGTACAGCGCGTACTCCGTTACCGTGCCCATCGAAGCGGTGGGGGTGGCATTGACCGTGCCGGCATTCTCCCGGTGACCATTGATGTCCACCGTCCAGAGCGTGTAGCTGTACGTCATACCGGCGATCACGTCCGTATCTACCCATTCGTAGGAATAGCCGGTAGCGCCGTCGCCGCGACTGTCCACCTCTGTTAGCCTGTGGCTGTCGCGTTCGATCTCGAAGTGATCGTTGTCGGTTTCGGAAGCGGTAGCCCACGTCAAACGAACCTCACCGACTCCGGCCACGGCCGCGAAGTCCTGGCTGAATTCTACGTCGAGCTGTGCCTCAAAGGTGATGCAGAAACAACCAGAGCAATTCCACGGCCAAATCTCAATCCACCAGATGGCATCGTGGCCCCAGTACATGAACACTTCCATGCAACTGTTGTTCCCGTACCACTGGTTCGGATAAAACTGATTGCCGTTAAAAACCAGCTCCGGAACCGTGACCGCCGTACAGCTCGGATTCGCGCAATTGGTCGTATTGGGATTGCAGCCCGCACCGAAAATCAAGATCGGCGGACGATCAAAGCCGTTGAGGCTGCCGATGAGCTCAATCGCCGGATAGTACTCGTAGGGACAAATCCTCACGCAGGCCGACTCTCCCAAATAGAGCTGTGTCGGCACGCTGGATGTGCACTGTGCCATCACCGCCGGCGCCAGGAATACCAGCGCCGCCAGGAGGCCCGTGATCTTCAGAATCATTCTCCACTTCATCTATGCAACTCCCACAGATTTCGTTTGACGCCTCATTCTGTCTCTACCGAACGTAATCCTCGGACTACTTGAGGAAGAGCAGTTTATTGGTCTGCGAGAAGTTGCCGCTGGTCATCGTGTACATATAAACGCCGGTGGGCAGATGGTTGGCATCCCACGAAATCGTGTGGGATCCCATGCTCATGTCATCGTTCACCACCGTGGCCACTTCACGACCCATCAGATCGAACACCTTCAACGTCACATGATCCGCCGCCGGGATGTGGAAGGTGAACTGGGTCTGGCTGTTGAACGGATTCGGATAGTTCTGGGCCAGATGATAGTCGCGGATCACATCATTTCCCGCGCCGGGGGTGGCATCCACGACGACGGCCTGTCCGTCAATATTGTATACGTTCAGGTTGTTGTTCAGATCGCGCGTGTGCAGCTTGTAGTAGTAGGTGCGGCCGTTCTCCACGCCCACGTCCACGAAGTCGTAATCATG is part of the bacterium genome and encodes:
- a CDS encoding T9SS type A sorting domain-containing protein, with amino-acid sequence MKWRMILKITGLLAALVFLAPAVMAQCTSSVPTQLYLGESACVRICPYEYYPAIELIGSLNGFDRPPILIFGAGCNPNTTNCANPSCTAVTVPELVFNGNQFYPNQWYGNNSCMEVFMYWGHDAIWWIEIWPWNCSGCFCITFEAQLDVEFSQDFAAVAGVGEVRLTWATASETDNDHFEIERDSHRLTEVDSRGDGATGYSYEWVDTDVIAGMTYSYTLWTVDINGHRENAGTVNATPTASMGTVTEYALYQNYPNPFNPNTLIEFDLVEPSRVLLKVYNPMGEEVATLLNGEVSGGRHNVTFNGRNLTSGLYFYTITAGDHFTATRKMLLVK